The Gammaproteobacteria bacterium genome has a segment encoding these proteins:
- a CDS encoding high-potential iron-sulfur protein has protein sequence MCAVSGARAVIAGDVDTANQSEGTTMTDKTMTRRDFVGAAAVVVPVTAIFASRAAVAQAKPHLDENDPVAKALMYVHDAAKVDKAKAPNFKPGQHCANCAQVPAGSSGDWLPCNAFPGKLVAANGWCSAWVAKPA, from the coding sequence ATGTGCGCCGTTTCCGGCGCCCGTGCCGTGATCGCGGGCGATGTCGATACAGCCAATCAATCCGAAGGAACGACGATGACCGACAAGACGATGACGCGCAGGGACTTCGTGGGCGCCGCCGCTGTGGTGGTGCCGGTGACCGCCATTTTCGCCAGCCGCGCCGCCGTGGCGCAGGCCAAGCCGCACCTCGACGAGAACGACCCCGTCGCCAAGGCCCTCATGTATGTGCACGATGCCGCCAAGGTAGACAAGGCCAAGGCGCCGAATTTCAAGCCGGGGCAGCATTGCGCCAACTGTGCGCAGGTGCCGGCGGGCTCCTCGGGGGACTGGCTCCCCTGCAACGCGTTCCCCGGCAAGCTGGTGGCCGCCAACGGCTGGTGCAGCGCCTGGGTCGCAAAGCCCGCCTGA
- a CDS encoding efflux RND transporter periplasmic adaptor subunit: MSLATRLNSRPWLLAGLVAAAVVLWLASGSIGGRSVPAGPGPIGAETPPPVTRVQVSAQQARPITRTISVFGRSAPARTVDIKAETNGRVDGIEAARGQRVARGTVMLRLDLRDRQARLEQAQANVAQYQTAHEGQLELKARGYVSDTQLAETLAQLEAAKAELVRAQLDLGYMLIRAPFDGVIQERNVEVGDFVRAGDPVLTFVDNTRLIVTGSVAEQDAHFVAVGNTATAKLVTGEQARGRIRYIAPVADEATRTFTVELELPNTDGRLPAGVTAEMQIPAGEMLAQKVSPAILSLAADGRIGVMTVDAQNRAVFNPVDIARSEPDGVWVTGLPESARIITVGQGYVSAGQQVEPVFAQKDTALAADRAAQEGRLK, translated from the coding sequence ATGAGTCTCGCTACCCGTTTGAATTCCCGGCCATGGCTGCTCGCCGGGCTCGTTGCTGCCGCCGTGGTGCTGTGGCTTGCCTCCGGCAGCATTGGTGGGCGGAGCGTCCCGGCCGGGCCCGGCCCCATCGGTGCAGAAACCCCACCGCCGGTCACGCGGGTGCAGGTCAGTGCCCAGCAAGCCAGGCCGATCACACGCACCATCAGCGTGTTCGGCCGCAGCGCGCCGGCGCGAACCGTGGATATCAAGGCCGAGACCAATGGTCGCGTCGACGGCATCGAGGCAGCGCGCGGGCAGCGGGTGGCACGCGGTACGGTCATGCTGCGGCTCGACCTGCGCGACCGCCAGGCACGGCTCGAACAGGCACAGGCGAACGTCGCGCAGTACCAGACCGCCCACGAGGGCCAGCTCGAGCTGAAAGCCAGGGGCTACGTCTCGGATACACAGCTCGCAGAAACGCTCGCCCAGCTCGAGGCAGCGAAGGCGGAACTGGTGCGGGCCCAGCTCGACCTCGGCTACATGCTGATCCGCGCGCCGTTCGATGGCGTCATCCAGGAGCGCAACGTCGAGGTCGGCGATTTCGTGCGCGCGGGCGATCCGGTGCTCACGTTCGTGGACAACACCCGGCTCATCGTGACCGGCAGCGTGGCCGAGCAGGACGCGCACTTCGTCGCCGTCGGCAACACCGCGACCGCGAAGCTGGTGACCGGCGAGCAGGCGCGCGGGCGCATCCGCTATATCGCACCCGTGGCCGACGAGGCCACCCGCACATTCACGGTGGAACTGGAGCTGCCGAACACAGACGGGCGGCTGCCTGCGGGCGTGACCGCCGAGATGCAGATCCCGGCCGGTGAAATGCTGGCGCAGAAGGTGTCCCCGGCCATCCTTTCGCTCGCGGCCGATGGGCGCATCGGCGTGATGACCGTCGATGCGCAGAACCGGGCCGTGTTCAACCCGGTGGACATCGCGCGTTCGGAGCCGGACGGAGTCTGGGTCACGGGGCTGCCCGAGTCGGCGCGCATCATCACCGTGGGCCAGGGCTACGTCTCGGCGGGCCAGCAGGTCGAGCCGGTGTTCGCGCAGAAGGACACCGCGCTGGCGGCCGACCGCGCCGCGCAGGAAGGCCGGCTGAAGTGA
- a CDS encoding efflux RND transporter permease subunit, translated as MNALIDLCVERSRAVMVALLVILLAGVATYRAMPKEMEPDIEFPYVSVDVALEGVSAEDAERLLVRPIEQQIRNVEGIKEMLGSATEGRGSVTLEFEPEVNIDQALQDVRDRVDLARPELPADAKEPRVSEVKFSRFDPMLVINLRGAVPERTLNRISRAVRERILSVAGVLEVNLIGIREELLEITVDPVAMESYGLSPADVLNFVQRNNRLVAAGAMQSDTGRFAIKVPGVIENAEDVLELPMKVSGDRVVHFRDIATVRRTFKDAESYARLNGEPAVGMEVVQRTGANMLTTVAAVKKVLEEAARDLPPGVSLVLSRDKSVYVQENVSQLVNDVSIAVILVVIVLIGILGLQNALLAGITIPASFAAAFLLLNLFGYTLNMVVFFGLIMAVGMVVDGAIVVVELADRRMAEGLDRTRAYAEAAKRMAWPIFSSIAATIVAFLPLVFWPGLIGNFLKTLPIVLIFTLLASLVIAMFFVPALGALFGRSGHASEGARLALVAAESGDLDSIGGLTGRYLRVVRRALARPGLTVATLSGVLVAIYVAYGFLGRGLSMFPSVDPQQGSVDIRARGDLSTMEKDRLVRQVEQRIYGVEGIESIYVRSGTANRGAASDQIGSIRLNFADWRTRPPATEIMREIQERTAGIAGLVVEPRLPREGPQQGKPISIEASSPSLDALKDAVDKIRGIVAAVPGVYNAEDTRPLPGIEWRLKVNRAEAARFGADVSLVGNIIQLVTNGIKVGTFRPDDSDVEIDIRVRFPSDERSLDRLADLRIPTQAGNVPIGTFVSREPAEATRTIMRTDTRRTMLVQADLEKGRQIQPIIDAVTAALPTLGLDPSVQIRFKGGAQEQQETANFLALAFLVGLGLIALILVAEFNSLFQPLLVLTAVLFSTGGVLLGLMITRQPFSLVNCGIGTIALAGIIVNNNIVLIDTFNKLRESGMELQEAILRTCVLRVRPVLLTKVVMILGMLPMAMKLNIVLTDRQVFFGGPGTAWWSQMAAVIIGGLIFASVLTLVLTPSILLIQERMLDGLRRRRAARHTAGAEEKHSAA; from the coding sequence GTGAATGCGCTGATCGACCTGTGCGTCGAGCGCAGCCGCGCGGTCATGGTGGCGCTGCTGGTGATCCTGCTCGCCGGGGTGGCGACCTATCGCGCCATGCCGAAGGAAATGGAGCCCGATATCGAGTTCCCCTACGTCAGCGTGGACGTGGCGCTCGAGGGCGTCTCGGCCGAAGACGCCGAGCGGCTGCTGGTGCGCCCGATCGAGCAGCAGATCCGCAACGTCGAAGGCATCAAGGAGATGCTCGGTTCGGCAACGGAAGGCCGCGGCTCCGTGACGCTCGAGTTCGAGCCCGAGGTGAACATCGACCAGGCGCTGCAGGATGTCCGCGACCGCGTCGACCTCGCCCGGCCGGAGCTGCCCGCCGACGCCAAGGAGCCGCGGGTCTCCGAGGTCAAGTTTTCCCGCTTCGACCCCATGCTGGTCATCAACCTGCGCGGCGCCGTGCCGGAGCGCACCCTCAACCGCATCAGCCGCGCCGTGCGGGAACGCATTCTGAGCGTTGCCGGGGTTCTCGAGGTCAACCTGATCGGGATCCGCGAGGAGCTGCTGGAAATCACGGTCGACCCCGTGGCGATGGAAAGCTACGGCCTGTCGCCCGCCGACGTGCTGAATTTCGTCCAGCGCAACAACCGGCTGGTCGCGGCCGGCGCCATGCAGTCGGATACCGGGCGCTTCGCGATCAAGGTGCCCGGCGTCATCGAGAACGCCGAAGACGTGCTCGAACTGCCGATGAAGGTCTCCGGCGATCGCGTCGTGCACTTCCGCGACATCGCCACGGTCCGGCGCACCTTCAAGGACGCCGAAAGCTACGCGCGCCTGAACGGCGAACCCGCGGTGGGCATGGAGGTGGTGCAGCGCACCGGCGCCAACATGCTCACCACCGTGGCAGCGGTGAAGAAGGTGCTGGAGGAAGCCGCCAGGGACCTGCCGCCGGGCGTATCGCTGGTCCTCTCGCGCGACAAGTCCGTCTACGTGCAGGAGAACGTCAGCCAGCTCGTCAACGACGTGAGCATCGCCGTCATCCTGGTCGTGATCGTGCTGATCGGCATCCTCGGGCTGCAGAACGCCCTGCTCGCCGGCATCACCATCCCGGCCTCGTTCGCCGCCGCCTTCCTGCTGCTCAACCTGTTCGGCTACACGCTGAACATGGTGGTGTTCTTCGGCCTGATCATGGCGGTCGGCATGGTCGTGGATGGCGCCATCGTGGTGGTCGAGCTCGCCGACCGGCGCATGGCCGAAGGGCTCGACCGCACGCGGGCCTATGCCGAGGCTGCCAAACGCATGGCCTGGCCGATCTTCTCGTCGATCGCGGCCACCATCGTCGCCTTCCTGCCGCTGGTGTTCTGGCCGGGGCTGATCGGCAACTTCCTCAAGACCCTGCCGATCGTGCTGATATTCACGCTGCTCGCCTCCCTGGTGATCGCGATGTTTTTCGTGCCGGCACTCGGCGCGCTGTTCGGACGCTCCGGCCATGCCAGCGAGGGTGCCCGCCTCGCCCTGGTGGCCGCCGAGTCCGGCGACCTCGACAGCATCGGCGGCTTGACCGGACGCTACCTGCGGGTCGTGCGCCGAGCCCTCGCCCGCCCGGGCCTCACCGTCGCCACGCTGTCCGGCGTACTCGTGGCGATCTACGTCGCCTACGGATTCCTCGGGCGTGGGCTCAGCATGTTCCCGTCGGTGGATCCGCAGCAGGGCAGCGTCGACATCCGCGCACGCGGCGATCTCTCGACGATGGAGAAGGACCGCCTGGTGCGCCAGGTCGAGCAACGCATCTACGGGGTCGAGGGCATCGAGTCGATCTACGTGCGCAGCGGCACGGCCAACCGTGGCGCCGCGTCCGACCAGATCGGCTCCATACGCCTGAATTTCGCGGACTGGCGCACGCGCCCACCGGCAACCGAGATCATGCGCGAGATCCAGGAGCGCACGGCCGGCATTGCCGGACTCGTGGTCGAACCGCGCCTGCCGCGGGAGGGCCCGCAGCAGGGCAAGCCGATCAGCATCGAGGCCTCCTCGCCCTCCCTCGATGCCCTGAAGGATGCCGTGGACAAGATCCGCGGCATCGTGGCTGCCGTTCCCGGCGTCTACAATGCCGAGGACACCCGCCCGCTGCCCGGCATCGAGTGGCGGCTGAAGGTCAACCGCGCCGAGGCCGCCCGCTTCGGCGCCGACGTGAGCCTCGTCGGCAACATCATCCAGCTCGTCACCAACGGCATCAAGGTCGGCACCTTCCGGCCCGATGACTCCGATGTCGAGATCGACATCCGCGTGCGCTTTCCCTCCGACGAGCGCAGTCTCGACCGGCTCGCCGACCTGCGCATCCCGACGCAGGCGGGCAACGTGCCGATCGGCACCTTCGTCAGTCGCGAGCCGGCGGAGGCCACCCGCACCATCATGCGCACCGACACGCGCCGCACGATGCTCGTGCAGGCCGACCTGGAGAAAGGCCGGCAGATTCAACCCATCATCGATGCGGTCACCGCCGCGCTGCCCACGCTGGGACTCGACCCGAGCGTGCAGATCCGGTTCAAGGGCGGCGCGCAGGAGCAGCAGGAGACGGCCAACTTCCTCGCGCTGGCCTTCCTGGTCGGGCTCGGCCTGATCGCACTGATCCTGGTGGCGGAGTTCAACAGCCTGTTCCAGCCGCTGCTGGTGCTGACCGCGGTGCTGTTTTCCACCGGCGGCGTGCTGCTCGGCCTGATGATCACGCGCCAGCCGTTCAGCCTCGTCAACTGTGGCATTGGCACCATCGCGCTCGCCGGCATCATTGTGAACAACAACATCGTGCTGATCGACACCTTCAACAAACTGCGCGAATCCGGCATGGAACTGCAGGAAGCCATCCTGCGCACCTGCGTCCTGCGGGTGCGCCCGGTGCTCCTGACCAAGGTGGTCATGATCCTCGGCATGCTGCCGATGGCAATGAAGCTGAATATCGTGCTGACCGACCGGCAGGTCTTTTTCGGCGGGCCAGGCACGGCGTGGTGGTCGCAGATGGCCGCGGTGATCATCGGCGGGCTGATCTTCGCCTCGGTGCTGACGCTGGTGCTGACGCCGAGCATCCTCCTCATCCAGGAGCGCATGCTGGATGGCCTGCGCCGCCGACGCGCGGCACGACACACCGCCGGCGCGGAAGAAAAGCACTCGGCCGCGTAG
- a CDS encoding glutamine--tRNA ligase/YqeY domain fusion protein, translating to MTDQPVIAEGADFIRQIVAADVASGRHGGRVVTRFPPEPNGYLHVGHAKSICLNFGIAAEFGGQCYLRLDDTNPVREDQQYVDAIIEGVHWLGFDWGGRLTHASDYFQRLYDCAVALIRAGKAYVDGLSADEIREYRGTLTEPGRNSPDRARSVAGNLDLFERMRRGEFADGRYVLRAKIDMASPNINLRDPTLYRIRRAAHQRTGDAWCIYPMYDFAHTISDALEGITHSICTLEFEDHRPLYEWILDQLDLPARPRQYEFSRLNLAYTVTSKRRLAELNDLGLVSGWDDPRLPTLLGMRRRGYPPEAIRDFCQRVGVTKKEHLIEMSLLESCVRDDLNRRAPRAMAVLDPLKVVLVNYPEGQSESLAAPVHPEQPELGSRTVPFGRELWIEREDFMENPPGKFFRLRPGGEVRLRCAYIIRCEEVVKNERGEIMEIRASYDPATRSGSGPAAERKVKGTIHWVAAHAAQRAEVRLYDRLFTVERPDADPAGRDFKEFLNPDSLRVNRDCQLEPALATAAAGDCYQFERLGYFVADRVDSQPGRPVFNRVVTLRDSWAKVASRQV from the coding sequence ATGACTGACCAGCCCGTCATCGCCGAGGGGGCGGACTTCATCCGCCAGATCGTGGCTGCGGATGTCGCCTCCGGCCGTCACGGGGGGCGGGTGGTGACGCGGTTCCCACCGGAGCCGAACGGCTATCTGCATGTCGGCCACGCCAAGTCCATCTGCCTGAATTTCGGCATCGCCGCGGAGTTCGGCGGGCAGTGCTACCTGCGCCTCGACGACACCAACCCCGTCCGCGAGGATCAGCAGTACGTCGATGCGATCATCGAGGGCGTGCACTGGCTCGGTTTCGACTGGGGCGGGCGGCTCACCCATGCCTCCGACTACTTCCAGCGCCTGTACGACTGCGCGGTCGCGCTCATCCGCGCGGGCAAGGCCTACGTGGATGGTCTCAGCGCGGACGAGATCCGGGAGTACCGCGGCACACTGACCGAGCCGGGGCGCAACAGCCCGGATCGCGCCCGCAGCGTGGCCGGGAATCTCGACCTGTTCGAGCGCATGCGCCGCGGCGAGTTTGCCGATGGCCGCTACGTGCTGCGCGCGAAGATCGACATGGCCTCGCCGAACATCAACCTGCGCGATCCGACCCTGTACCGCATACGCCGGGCTGCTCACCAGCGCACGGGTGATGCCTGGTGCATCTACCCGATGTATGACTTTGCGCACACCATCTCCGATGCGCTCGAGGGCATCACGCACTCCATCTGCACGCTGGAGTTCGAGGATCACCGGCCTCTCTACGAGTGGATCCTCGACCAGCTCGATCTGCCTGCGCGGCCGCGCCAGTACGAGTTCTCGCGGCTGAACCTCGCCTACACGGTGACGAGCAAACGCCGGCTCGCCGAGTTGAACGACCTCGGCCTGGTCTCCGGTTGGGATGACCCGCGGCTGCCGACGCTCCTCGGCATGCGCCGCCGGGGCTACCCGCCGGAGGCGATCCGCGATTTCTGCCAGCGTGTCGGCGTCACGAAGAAGGAGCACCTGATCGAGATGAGCCTGCTCGAGAGCTGCGTGCGCGACGACCTGAACCGGCGCGCGCCGCGGGCCATGGCGGTGCTCGATCCGCTGAAAGTTGTGCTGGTGAACTACCCGGAGGGGCAGAGCGAGTCGCTGGCCGCTCCAGTACATCCGGAGCAGCCTGAACTCGGCAGCCGCACCGTACCGTTCGGGCGCGAGCTGTGGATCGAGCGCGAGGACTTCATGGAGAACCCGCCCGGCAAATTCTTCCGGCTGCGGCCGGGCGGCGAGGTGCGCCTGCGTTGCGCCTACATCATCCGCTGCGAAGAGGTCGTGAAGAACGAGCGCGGCGAGATCATGGAGATCCGCGCGAGTTACGACCCGGCGACGCGCAGCGGCTCGGGGCCCGCGGCCGAGCGCAAGGTGAAGGGAACGATCCACTGGGTTGCCGCCCACGCGGCCCAGCGGGCCGAGGTCCGGCTCTACGACCGCCTGTTCACGGTGGAGCGGCCCGATGCGGACCCTGCGGGTCGCGATTTCAAGGAATTCCTCAACCCGGACTCGCTGCGGGTGAACCGCGATTGCCAGCTCGAGCCCGCCCTGGCGACGGCCGCAGCGGGCGACTGCTATCAGTTCGAGCGGCTCGGGTACTTCGTCGCCGACCGCGTGGACTCGCAGCCGGGGCGGCCCGTGTTCAACCGCGTGGTGACGCTGCGCGATTCCTGGGCGAAGGTCGCCAGCCGACAGGTGTAG
- a CDS encoding SDR family oxidoreductase, with product MERQTVVITGSTRGIGYGLAAEFLKLGHNVVVTGRSREAVDRALAGLRSPEAVLGQVCDVRSFESSQALWDAAVARFGRVDLWINNAAVATDHLLFAELPPEQIAATIDTNLAGTMFGTRVALAGMLRQGGGRIYTFEGFGSNDMTSPGLAVYGATKRAIRYLTAAVAKECRGTPVLVGALSPGMVPTDLLLYSSRGNDPEQWARARRMMNILADRVETVTPWLAQQALANQKQGATIEWLTRSKALRRFLMAPFVRRDLMSELESRDSVVVR from the coding sequence ATGGAGAGGCAGACAGTCGTCATCACGGGCAGCACCCGGGGTATCGGTTACGGGCTGGCTGCAGAGTTCCTGAAACTCGGCCACAACGTCGTGGTCACCGGCCGTAGCCGCGAGGCGGTCGATCGTGCCCTTGCCGGGTTGCGCTCGCCCGAGGCGGTGCTCGGCCAGGTCTGCGACGTGCGCAGCTTCGAGTCCAGCCAGGCGCTCTGGGATGCCGCGGTCGCGCGCTTCGGCCGCGTCGACCTCTGGATCAACAACGCCGCGGTCGCGACCGATCACCTGCTGTTTGCCGAACTGCCGCCCGAGCAGATCGCGGCCACGATCGACACCAACCTGGCCGGCACGATGTTCGGCACACGCGTGGCGCTGGCCGGCATGCTGCGCCAGGGTGGCGGACGCATCTACACCTTCGAGGGCTTCGGCAGCAACGACATGACGTCGCCGGGGCTGGCAGTGTACGGCGCGACCAAGCGGGCGATTCGCTACCTCACCGCCGCGGTCGCGAAGGAATGCCGCGGCACGCCGGTGCTGGTTGGTGCGCTGAGCCCCGGTATGGTGCCCACCGACCTGCTGTTGTATTCGTCGCGCGGCAACGACCCTGAGCAGTGGGCCCGCGCGCGGCGCATGATGAACATCCTCGCCGACCGGGTGGAGACCGTGACGCCCTGGCTGGCGCAGCAGGCGCTCGCCAACCAGAAGCAGGGCGCTACGATCGAATGGCTCACGCGCAGCAAGGCGCTGCGCCGCTTCCTGATGGCGCCGTTCGTGCGCCGTGATCTGATGTCGGAGCTGGAATCGCGCGACAGCGTGGTGGTGCGCTAG
- a CDS encoding TonB-dependent receptor, which produces MTPVVTAIPIAASAADTPVDEIVVTVRQRAETVRDVPGTVSVLSSEAIAASGVERARDFIALTPGVSIVNAAEVADSQVNIRGINGARDAETNYALIIDGILMTNPAALNREYPNLKQVEVLKGPQGAIYGRNAAAGAFVITTSKPGDTLSGDVKASVAQDDSYFVSGLVGGPLTDTIRWSVDGSYRDTDGFYSYVDTGSSFPAEYYPDPGCDDCVDYFEDWNVTGRMIWEPSSELSVDAKLRYGEVDASSIIFNNVFHLPDLVGILEGGFGLPADFAAKAYEDVNSHVFQFNPNFRHTNDQDATEFSVKVNYDLAWADLTAWGLYSDIDNSLGAEGTSGAFGFFFPHQRCIDSVAALTGFPVAPPQLIAGTPATSILGAYTPTTCDGTQFQTRNQEDYSFEVRLASKSDQRLRWLGGLYYLNIDREVGVNTGLDTGAGVVESMFTTDPANPTQQLVWDDFDTDVYAVFGQLAYDVTDTIEASLALRYDREERDVHNRVPTDATTQYIDTCLDNAAGDPTPGADPINPGLCATGSIPDKSEEWNQLQPKFALTWDANEHLTAYASAGMGFKSGGFNSQGSQATVDSFINNVVVAGTGFSPVNVNDVFDEETSWSYEAGLKGNWDENRWRGELAVFHTDVDDMQFFEFYVGPFGLLRVVSNIDEVSIDGIEASVSWAATDWLELYGAYAVTDSEIDKNTARPDTVGNESPYTPEWTGNVGGRMTYPLTASLDFIYNMDISMVGATWFHPVQGQERPTLFTLAGFGNGEYSPSRRDSYAIVNARIGVQSDHWSLVLFGRNAFDEDYVEEVIPAPEFGGSFIHAGSESRFGVEGSYKF; this is translated from the coding sequence GTGACGCCCGTCGTCACCGCCATACCGATCGCTGCCAGCGCGGCCGATACTCCAGTCGACGAGATCGTCGTCACCGTCCGGCAACGCGCGGAAACCGTGCGCGATGTACCGGGCACGGTCTCGGTGCTCTCCTCCGAAGCCATCGCCGCTTCCGGCGTCGAGCGGGCACGCGATTTCATCGCGCTGACGCCCGGGGTCTCCATCGTGAACGCGGCCGAGGTCGCGGACAGCCAGGTGAACATCCGGGGCATCAACGGCGCCCGCGATGCGGAAACCAACTACGCGCTGATCATCGACGGCATCCTCATGACCAACCCCGCGGCGCTCAACCGCGAATATCCGAACCTGAAGCAGGTCGAGGTCCTGAAGGGCCCGCAGGGCGCGATCTACGGTCGCAATGCGGCTGCCGGCGCCTTCGTTATCACCACCAGCAAGCCGGGCGACACCTTGTCCGGTGACGTCAAGGCGAGCGTGGCTCAGGACGACAGCTACTTCGTCTCCGGCCTCGTCGGCGGGCCACTCACCGACACGATCCGCTGGAGCGTCGACGGCAGCTATCGCGACACCGACGGCTTCTACTCCTACGTGGACACGGGCAGCAGCTTTCCGGCGGAGTACTACCCGGACCCCGGCTGCGACGACTGCGTGGACTACTTCGAGGACTGGAACGTCACCGGCCGGATGATCTGGGAGCCCTCGAGCGAGCTCAGCGTCGACGCCAAGCTGCGCTATGGCGAAGTCGATGCCAGCTCGATCATTTTCAACAACGTCTTCCACCTGCCCGACCTCGTCGGCATCCTCGAGGGCGGCTTCGGTCTGCCGGCGGACTTCGCCGCGAAGGCCTATGAGGACGTCAACTCCCACGTCTTCCAGTTCAACCCCAACTTCCGGCACACCAACGACCAGGATGCCACCGAGTTCTCCGTCAAGGTGAACTACGACCTCGCCTGGGCGGATCTCACCGCCTGGGGCCTGTACAGCGACATCGACAACAGCCTGGGTGCAGAAGGCACCAGTGGTGCGTTCGGCTTTTTCTTCCCACACCAGCGCTGCATCGACTCGGTGGCCGCGCTGACGGGGTTCCCGGTCGCACCGCCGCAACTGATCGCCGGCACGCCGGCCACCTCGATCCTCGGCGCCTATACGCCGACGACCTGCGACGGTACCCAGTTCCAGACCCGCAACCAGGAGGATTACTCCTTCGAGGTCAGGCTCGCGTCGAAGTCCGACCAGCGCCTGCGCTGGCTGGGCGGCCTGTACTACCTCAACATCGATCGCGAGGTCGGCGTGAATACCGGCCTCGACACGGGCGCCGGCGTGGTCGAAAGCATGTTCACCACCGACCCGGCCAACCCGACCCAGCAGCTGGTCTGGGACGACTTCGACACCGACGTCTACGCCGTCTTCGGCCAGCTCGCCTACGACGTCACCGATACGATCGAGGCCTCGCTGGCATTGCGCTACGACCGCGAGGAGCGCGACGTCCACAACCGGGTGCCCACCGACGCGACCACGCAGTACATCGACACCTGCCTCGACAACGCCGCCGGCGACCCGACACCCGGTGCGGACCCCATCAACCCCGGCCTCTGCGCCACCGGCTCCATCCCGGATAAGAGCGAGGAATGGAACCAGCTGCAACCAAAGTTCGCCCTCACCTGGGACGCGAACGAGCACCTGACGGCCTATGCCTCGGCCGGCATGGGTTTCAAGAGCGGCGGCTTCAACAGCCAGGGCTCCCAGGCAACCGTGGATTCGTTCATCAACAACGTCGTGGTGGCCGGCACCGGCTTCAGCCCGGTCAACGTGAACGATGTGTTCGACGAGGAAACCTCCTGGTCCTACGAGGCGGGCCTCAAGGGCAACTGGGACGAGAACCGCTGGCGCGGCGAACTGGCCGTCTTCCACACCGACGTGGACGATATGCAGTTCTTCGAGTTCTACGTCGGGCCCTTCGGGCTGCTGCGCGTCGTCTCCAACATCGACGAAGTGAGCATCGACGGCATCGAGGCGTCCGTGAGCTGGGCCGCCACCGACTGGCTCGAGCTCTACGGCGCCTATGCGGTGACCGACAGCGAGATCGACAAGAACACCGCCCGCCCCGACACCGTGGGCAACGAGTCGCCCTATACGCCGGAGTGGACCGGCAACGTCGGCGGGCGCATGACCTACCCGCTGACCGCCAGCCTCGATTTCATCTACAACATGGATATCAGCATGGTCGGCGCGACCTGGTTCCACCCGGTCCAGGGACAGGAGCGCCCGACGCTGTTCACGCTGGCCGGCTTCGGCAACGGCGAGTACAGCCCCAGCCGGCGCGACTCCTATGCCATCGTCAATGCCCGCATCGGCGTGCAGAGCGACCACTGGTCGCTGGTGCTGTTCGGCAGGAACGCCTTCGACGAGGATTACGTGGAGGAAGTCATCCCGGCGCCCGAGTTCGGCGGCTCCTTCATCCACGCCGGCAGCGAGTCCCGCTTCGGCGTCGAGGGCAGCTACAAGTTCTGA